In Kordia antarctica, the following proteins share a genomic window:
- a CDS encoding DUF3467 domain-containing protein produces MNNDKANEKQINIELDDATAEGIYSNLAIINHSASEFVVDFVNIMPGRPKAKVKSRIVLTPQHAKRLMKALGENIQRFEKAHGKIKEFEHPTIPMNFGPTGEA; encoded by the coding sequence ATGAACAACGACAAAGCAAACGAAAAGCAAATCAATATAGAGTTGGATGATGCAACTGCGGAAGGAATTTATTCCAACCTAGCAATCATTAACCATTCAGCTTCTGAATTTGTGGTAGATTTTGTAAACATTATGCCAGGGCGACCAAAGGCAAAAGTAAAATCTAGAATTGTGTTAACACCACAACATGCAAAACGATTAATGAAGGCATTAGGTGAAAACATTCAGCGCTTTGAAAAAGCTCATGGAAAAATCAAAGAATTTGAACATCCTACAATTCCAATGAATTTTGGACCGACAGGAGAAGCATAA
- a CDS encoding peptide chain release factor 3 has protein sequence MSLEKEINKRRTFGIISHPDAGKTTLTEKLLLFGGAIQEAGAVKNNKIKKGATSDFMEIERQRGISVATSVLAFIYKNKKINILDTPGHKDFAEDTFRTLSAVDSVIVVIDVAKGVEEQTEKLVEVCRMRKIPIIVFINKLDREGKDAFDLLDEVEQKLGLRVTPLSFPIGMGYDFKGIYNIWERNINLFTGDNKQTISKAIHFEDVNNPKLETYIGETAAETLREELELAMEVYPNFDRTEYLNGELQPVFFGSALNNFGVRELLDCFVEIAPTPRPKESDTRLVHPNEKDFSGFVFKIHANMDPKHRDRLAFIKIVSGVFKRNTPYLHVRLDKNLKFSSPNAFFAEKKQIVDESFPGDIVGLHDTGNFKIGDTLTAGEQMNYKGVPSFSPEHFRYINNADPMKSKQLNKGISQLMDEGVAQLFTLDLNNRKIIGTVGALQYEVIQYRLEHEYGAKCSYENLNVFKACWIEVDNEKDPQFLDFKRVKQKFLARDKEDKMVFLADSSFSLQMTQQKYPKIKFHFTSEY, from the coding sequence ATGAGTCTAGAAAAAGAAATTAATAAGCGAAGAACCTTTGGCATTATTTCACATCCCGATGCAGGAAAGACAACATTAACAGAGAAGTTATTACTCTTTGGTGGAGCCATTCAAGAAGCTGGAGCTGTGAAGAATAATAAGATCAAAAAAGGAGCTACGAGTGACTTTATGGAAATTGAACGCCAAAGAGGAATTTCTGTGGCAACTTCGGTATTAGCTTTTATCTATAAGAACAAGAAAATCAACATTTTAGACACACCAGGACACAAGGATTTTGCAGAAGATACTTTTCGCACATTAAGCGCTGTTGATAGTGTAATTGTTGTGATTGATGTTGCAAAAGGTGTGGAAGAACAAACAGAAAAATTAGTCGAAGTTTGCCGCATGCGAAAGATTCCAATTATTGTTTTTATTAATAAGTTGGATAGAGAAGGAAAAGATGCTTTTGACTTGTTAGATGAAGTTGAGCAGAAATTAGGCTTGCGCGTTACACCTTTAAGTTTCCCTATTGGTATGGGCTACGATTTTAAGGGAATTTATAATATTTGGGAAAGGAATATTAATTTATTTACAGGAGATAATAAACAAACCATTTCAAAAGCAATTCATTTTGAAGATGTAAACAATCCTAAACTAGAAACGTATATCGGCGAAACTGCCGCAGAAACTTTACGTGAAGAGTTGGAATTAGCAATGGAAGTGTATCCAAATTTTGATAGAACAGAATATCTTAATGGAGAATTACAGCCTGTATTTTTCGGTTCTGCCTTGAATAATTTTGGAGTGAGAGAATTGCTTGATTGTTTTGTTGAAATTGCGCCAACACCACGACCGAAAGAATCTGACACGCGTTTGGTACACCCGAATGAGAAAGATTTTTCAGGCTTTGTTTTTAAAATTCATGCCAACATGGATCCTAAACATAGAGATAGACTTGCCTTTATAAAAATTGTTTCTGGAGTTTTTAAAAGAAATACTCCTTATTTACATGTTCGACTTGATAAGAACCTAAAATTTTCAAGTCCGAATGCTTTTTTTGCAGAGAAAAAACAGATTGTAGATGAATCATTCCCAGGTGATATTGTTGGTTTGCATGATACCGGAAATTTCAAAATTGGGGATACGTTAACCGCTGGAGAACAGATGAATTACAAAGGTGTTCCTAGCTTTTCGCCAGAACATTTTAGGTATATTAACAATGCGGATCCGATGAAATCTAAGCAATTGAATAAAGGAATTAGTCAGTTAATGGATGAAGGAGTTGCACAATTATTTACGCTAGATTTAAACAATAGAAAGATTATTGGAACCGTTGGAGCGCTTCAATACGAAGTGATTCAATATCGATTGGAACATGAATATGGCGCAAAATGTTCGTATGAAAATTTGAATGTTTTTAAAGCATGTTGGATTGAAGTTGATAATGAAAAAGATCCTCAGTTTTTAGATTTCAAGCGTGTAAAACAGAAATTTTTAGCACGTGACAAAGAAGATAAAATGGTTTTCCTTGCCGATTCTTCTTTTTCATTACAGATGACACAGCAGAAATATCCTAAAATTAAATTCCACTTTACGAGTGAATATTGA